The genomic window TTTACTCCAACACACTGTGGAAACAGGGTGTGAGTGATGTTGTGAAATTTGGGAGAAAACATGTAGATGTTAACCAGGTTGAAACACATTCCAAAGGCCAATCCTGAGTGGGATTACAGGCAAAATGTGAGCTGACATCAATATCTCCCCAAGCCTACTGTTTCATCTTCTTCCTGATGACAGCAGCACTGGAGGAGCCACAGAAACCTTTATTCGGGTCAGTGTAATACTATTGCAGCAATAGCTGCTATGCAGTTTGTAATAACTATCATCCCTATATCAGCTGTGGATGACCATTAAACACAAAAGGCAGTACATTATGTAATGGGAGAtgcattgacattttttttgagtATTATGATTATTTCAACAGTATTTTTAGAGTTTCAGCAGTGCGTTTTTTAGTTTCTCTAAAATACTGCAGTTCAACCATTTGTTAGATGTCTCACTGGATGTCTAAACAGTGAGCTGTTCACTACCTTGACCCTTTCCCTTCATCTCTGAACACAATCAAACTTTTTGCAGTGAGAGGCTTCTTGAATTTACAAGGCAACACATCACAGCTGTAATCACAGAACTGAatacaaaatgaacactgactgaTTGACACTGTGATGGCTTGCCTGTCCCAAGCTATTTTCGATATTCTGTAAGTGGATTTTTGTACTGACACAAACTGACACCAACTGTTGTCAAGAAGTTATTAAATAATAGTTAAAACAGTACAGTGTACTTGTGAGTGTGGGGTCAGTGTAATGACAAGCTAAAAAGTTTGCTGTCGCTGGAATTTGCGTTGATGAGTGGTGGTTTTGAATGAATGTGCGGTGACGAATGCACACAAAGAATTAGCAGCATGTCTTGATTTGGAGTGCTTCTGTATTCATGTTTGTCTTGTGCTGGTTTTGTTCTTCGGGTTGTTGAGAAGTTTTTGACAGAGCAATCTCACCACAAGTTCCATTTAGGAGCTGTCCTGGACTTttgataatttttttcttttgggtgGACAAGTTCTTGATTGGCCTGCACAGAgctctgacctcaaccccatccaacacctttgggatgaaatGGCACACCGACCAGAGCCAGCGCCAGACAATTATCAGCAAGCTAGTGTAATTTAAATGAGCCAGATGAATGGCTATCTAAACATAAAAGAAGGAATAACACAAAACAGTGGAATCCGCTTATATTAATCACGTCTGTCCAGGTCAAATcgatcactataagcagatgatAATTATAACcgatttttaaattttttttcttaatttctcatgcagaataccatctaatttgtatatttattacatgaataaaaaataatgaaacgggcagcttcgctatttactgaattttactgactgtttcaaaatataGTACATCTATTTAAATGCTTGTTGTGTCACTGCTGCATCTTgttggctcgtttttggcagtttgttaTTAGCTTCAAGACTACATTTTTcaatgagagaaaatgactttctttttcccatcatgatttcaataTGCAtgcagcaccagcctcaggtcACCAGCTGGAAGCAGACGGGTTACCACAAGGTAATAATGGTGCCGCAGCCACTAGGTACATATCAAATGTGTATCATGGTagtaaagttaaaaaatgttgtcaagtatgaaaagatgaaatgaacactgtaagtggaCAACTTGActactataagcaaattatttaaacagctttTGTATAGGAATAattctgtcccaagctttttgatccatataagcagttaatcactgtaaccatgatcACCATAGGCGGTTTCTGCTATAATATTAAATCCAACACTGCATAACCCTTGTTACAAGAGCAGCTGCAAACAAAATTGAACAATGAATATGTTACAGTTCAGCAccacagaaaccacaatcaTAACATGCCACAGCGggccagaataaaaaaaaacactggctTAGAAATGGCTACTATTCCTAAGTGTTAATTCTCTTTCAAAAGAGCGTCGAGTTGTTCAGGTGTCCAGTCAACATGGATGATCTGAGGCGCATCTGGATCTGTTCTTACACCATATTTGGTGACTAATTGGGACCTTTAGAGCCAACAAACGTCTCACAACCATCCTGCTGCAAATTCTCTTGAGGCATGACCTGGTTCAAACATATTTCATCCTCtggacattgttttttttaaaaagcggCTCAAAGATAGCTGTTTAGCCATAGTTTCCAACTTGTATCTAGCTGCTAGCTACACGAAACCATGTTGTGACAGCGTATGTGCAATGTAGTCgtcatgtacagtaaatgaggAATATAAATATGATAGGGTGGGCAAGCTGTCAATCTGCTGACTGACAGCTTGCTCACCCTATCAGATTGAGGAAAACTTCCTCTTATGCGACTAAGTGGCTGCGCTCTCATGAATCTGATAGAGTGGGCAAGCTGTCAGTCTGAATTTTGGAGGGCCACAGGCTATGACACTGACTGTGAGCCAgaccttatcacccaacatcagtaGTTGTCCTCTCTTGTTGCTTAATGGAGGCAAttccctgcagccaggttacAGCTAGCCATATCTGGTGAAAAGCCTTTCCAAGGATTACATATGGCTGTAATTtttcaggtgtccacatacttttgatCATGTAGTGCACTACCTAAGTGATTTTATACATATCAGTACATTTTTTTATGGTAGTAGCAGTGGAATATGTAGTAGAAGTGGTGGTATTTGATCAGGAACCACTAGGTACCAGCAGTGAGCCACATCAAGCCTAATGTTCACTGCACTACAAAAACCTGCAGCTCTCCATGTGCAACATGACACCATAACACACCTCTTAAACACAATGTGTGttgctgtcaccaagtgcttgctcatggggaaaTGTTGGGTCaatgtaaattaaagagtacggtctagacctgctctatgtgaaaaatgccctgagataacttctgttgtaatttggcactatataaataaaattcactTGAGTTGACGTGTGTGTTTGCCCTGCAGAATACTGTCTGCCTCACTGTTAGGATACACTACGCTTATAGCACTGTGAATTGTGTAGCATTTGCTCCCGCAGTCTGCCCCTGCAATCTGCCCCATTTTAAGAtcctattcacaaaagatttaGTGCTAATGTTATGCCGGCACCCATTAAGTTTTGAaagctgagtgcaatttgcccttgttttgtgTCAAAAGCCACACAAGCCTTTTGTGGATTTGGCTCTGAGTATCAACATTCCATGTACTCACCTTTGACCTGAGTTTTGTCTGTGTGCTTCTCAATTTGGCCTGAGGTTCATCTGAGCATGTAAGTTGCGAATGCTGAGTGTGTGACTAATCAGCAGTCTATACAGACCAcctgcacatttttaaaattctgctCTTAATGCATTATCATGATATGTAATGTCAGGTATAGAGTTAATATTTCAACACTGCTTTCATTGCAACAATGCATTCTCCTAACTTTTGTCAGTTTACCTACTGCCAGCTCGTTTTATGTTTCCATGGAAGGAGAAACAATCTGCATACAAACACAGCCATATAATGACTGCTGCCTGCTGTCACTAGCAAGGTCTCAAAGTTCACTTTATAGAAAATAACTTCCTTCATATGCAGCACGTGATGGCTGCCAAgttgaatattaaaaacaacaccTCTAAAGTCAGTGAGTGAGTTGGCTGAGCTGCTGGCTTTGTTGGGTGACCTGAAATGAGCCGAAGGCTGGTGACTTCTTATCTAACCAGCACTTTGAACTGATAATACAGGGCTGGAATGGTTTGTTTTGGCCAGTCCAACCAAACTTGGcacacaaactgaaatcagAGATAAAGTAAATTAGAAAATGTAAGTCACAGTTCTGGGGTCAACATTACAGCACTAAATACACAGGCTGACCTCATTTGGTAAACACacaaaggttttgtttttgttggcatGAGGAGATGGAGGTGTGTGTAGCAATCAATATAAACAgtacttttatgttttatatatacacatatacagtaccagtcagaaatttggacacactctctcattcaagtgaatgggaaggtgtgtccaaacttttgactggtaatacacatgtatatatatatgtgtgtgtgtgtgtgtgtgtgtgtgtgtgtgtgtgtgtgtgtatgtgtttttgttaccttgtGGGTTACTGTTTCTGGTATAAACACTAACCTTAttgggaccagtagtcctcatggggaccaaaggCCGGTCCTAATGTGACAAAACGTcctgaggtcctggttaaggttaggagtaaggtgtgaattgaggttaggttaaggttggGGTTAGGCATGcattggttaggtttagggttagggtttaagGCTTAGAgattagggtttagggttaggggttagcgTTAGGGTTAGGCTGTACAAAATCAATGGAGTCAATGCAATGTACTAACAAGAACAGCTGcgcaaacttgtgtgtgtgtctgtgtttttacatctgAAGATATATTTTTGAACTTCCACGACTCAATAGTCAAGTAAATATGATCCTCCTATATGATTCAGTGTTATATGTAGTAGTAATAATACAAACACAGAGTAGGTTGTTAAATATGAGGAGGTAGCTGactgcagtggaataaaaggCAATCTCTTGGTCAGGCTCAGCTGTTGACTGATGAACTGTCTGTCCACACAAACTGTCTGTCCACACCGTCGGCTGTTTGGCGTACTCACACAGGACTGTCTACTGTTATTTTTAGAAATTGTGACGATTTGCAAACTTCTGTCATCCACAACCTCTCCTCCCACTTCCTTGTTGGAATGAAAGATGGCTGTGTCATGGAAAGTCAAGTCAGTTCAAAAGCTTTGTTGTCACATgcacagagaaaacagtttCATTGTTCAATTAAACTCTTACTTTGCTTTAATTGACAGCACAAAATATTGAGTTAAAACTAAAAGAGATATGTGAgataaaagaaatagaaaagaaaaggaaaacctTGTATATAACCTagatttctatttttgtgtatattttgtttgaGAAACGTGCAAATATGGATGTAGGGATTCCAGTctgtaaaaataacaagaaaataaaaccttaCTGCAGGTTTGACAGACTGCTTTCATGTCTAATGTTCTAatctatttaaaaacaaacattaacctaACCCCTTGATGGTGTGAAAGAGTGGTAGTAAAAAACAGGGAGAATAGCAGGGcaggtttgttttgttgatcAAGTTCTCAGGAAAGTGGAGGTGTGGCCAGCTTCAGGTGGAATTCCcctgaactcacctgagtcCGCCCCCACTCCTTTACAGGAGTATAAAGCAGTATAAAGGTGGTTAAATGCGGCTGCAGGTGCACTTTTACctcagagacagaggagagcacTGACACTCATAGAATCATACACCACAAGCTAAGACTACAAATTGTCTCGGAACATCATTCCTTTGCATCATATTGTGGCCATAAACAGGTAAGAGTAACAGTAACTGTTTAACTGAAATGTTAGAGTAGTCATACATAGAAATGTTACAGACTTTGATTATGTTCAAGTTGAATGACAAGAGGCAAATGTGTCCTGCAgatcatttgaatttaaaattgttctttttttaactgGTGTGTAAACAAGTTTCTTCTATGTTTGTCAGTGTCTCCATGTCATCGCCGTGCCTCAGCAGCGTCCTGACTCACGCAAACCTCACCATGTACCAGAGTGGTGTTTCTGATGTTCTGTCGCAGCAGCCCAGTGTGCTGCCCAGTGTCAACACCCTGCAGATCAGTAACCCAGCATACAGCTCCATGAGTGGTAAGAGGAACACCAACTGCTGCTGTGACAGTCACTTATGTCTTATTATTGCTGTAGGACACAGTTGTATGTGTGAGCTGTGTGACACAAAAGAAACTAAAATTGCTTAGTCCCTGGGCTGTGAAACCTTTGTTAACCATTATAGTTTCATGGGCACTTTCAGCTGAGGCCTAACTCACAGTAAACATTATGCTTTATTTTCAAACTTCAGGCAGGGGCACCATTATCTCACTGAATTTTGCTTTGACCTCATTTAGACACTGTTGGCTCAATCATTAACTAGGCAGCCAATGTTTAACTCGGCATAACTGTCAAACAGAAGAATGCTACCACCTCATAGTTGAAACAGCTCAGTCTTTGTTTGTATGACACATCCAGACCTGGCGATGATGCAGACTGGTATCAGTTCACATGACAGATAGCTGAGCGGGCAGACATGTTGCAGTAAATTGAGAAGCAAGTGTTGacatattgtttgtgtgttttggaagACATAACAGTAAATCAACTGAAAATAATTAGATGCCTTAACTATGacttatatgaaaatatatctTCTCTAAAGCCTTGTCTCACTACCATTTATCACCATTAAAGCTCAGTGCTCACTAGTGCAGCAAGTGCAGAGAGGGATCACTCCATAAACACACCATCCATATGCTGATGAACATGAAGTCattcctgcctctctctctgcaggtgagTGGTACAGACAGATCAGCCCTCACTGCTGGACAGAAGAGAATGTTCTGGACTGGATCAGCGACCATGTAGAGAGCACCAAGTTTGATGCGAACACCCTGGTCTACTGTGCCATGGACGGGCCCACCGTGTGCCAGATGAACCATGACCAGATGATTGGGGTCTTTGGCCCGCAGCTCGGCCCACACCTCCACCAGAGTCTACAGGAACACAAGACCAAATATGGTAAAACTGCATCTGTTGTGTGAAGgatttttatcatttcagagCTGAattatatagtacatgttatttGGATGCTAGTGTAAAGATTTTTGTAACCAAATCAAGGGTTCAAAGGGACAGTGCACCATAATGCAGACAGGATTAAAACTTTGAGTTCTACATATGAATAAACCTGTACATTATACAGTCAAAGAAACAGAGATTTAACAGTGTAGTTCCATGAATACGCAttgttgtaaaaacatttttcttctgaATGATGAATAAAGTTTATGGCTAAAacgtctttctttctctcctcatgtcttttttcccccagaGCTACAGAGCCTCTCAGTACCAGAGCTGAACGAGACCTGCCTGCTCCTGGACAATTTCCTGGACAACCTAAACTTCCCTTTGCTCAGCACCATTAGAATTGGGCAAGGTACATATTGTATAGAGATGGTACATACTAGCATAAAATAGATGATGTGTGGAAATTATGAGACTAATGCTGCCCCTTACCACCAACAGCTGAAGGAGCTGTCAGCAAAAGGGAGTTTGACTATGGGGATGATTATGATCTGACCAGCCTGACCATGGACCCCATGGCACCTCTGGGAGACACTGAGTACCTGTCTGATAATCAGTCTGACAGCGAGTACAGCTCCTCCTCCAACAGTCAGTATCTCATCCTTATGTTTCTCATGTCTACTATTATCTTCTCCTCTGCGTTCCTACCTCTCAGTTTCCACCTGTTACTCTTGTAAACCATTACCTTAATATTTATGGGACTATTAAGGATTCTGCATATATGAAAGTTGTCTCTCATTTGTCTCATCAGGTGGCATGTTTGGCTTCTCAAGCCAAGGCTCACCGGAGTCTGGCAGTGGTGAATCAGACCCAGAGTTCTCCTACCCTCTGATTTCAAGTGAGTAAGCAGAAAAAACTAATTGTTTGTTAGATTCTTTGCATTCCTCACCCTGAGCACTGTCAATGAGTTTAAGTAAACATCTGATAATTAACTGTTGTGTTGACAGAGGCACACatcaaaacagagaaaggagagTCTCGACTGAAGCGACCCCGGGGGCGACCTCCTAAAGTCAGCAGAGAACACTGCAGCAGCATATATGACAatccaaagaaaaacaagcatgGTGAGGCCATGTTTGGAGAATCAATATATCATTCATTATGAAATACACTGTTCAAAAGACATCTGTACCTGAACACTGCTGATCTGGTTCACAGATTCTACTTTGCATCCATTTTGCATCTTTATCAGGCTGCAGATGCATATCTGTTTGACTTGCATACTTATGCTTATACATCcatgcgcacacaaacacatttagctTACTGTGCTCCACTGTTTGTCTGCAGCACCTCGTGGCACTCACTTATGGGAGTTCATCAGGGACATTCTGATCCACCCAGAGAGGAACCAGGGTCTGATGAAGTGGGAGGACCGCCACGAGGGTGTCTTTAAGTTCCTTAAGTCTGAGGCTGTGGCTCAGATGTGGGGccagaagaaaaagaacagcAGCATGACATATGAAAAACTCAGCCGTGCCATGAGGTGAGTTCATGTAGACAGAGAGGCTTTATTTTCTTTGGACAAATATAAAGGGCCCATCCAGTGATTTACTATTACACTTCACTTTTAGTCCGAATAGATCAAGCTCCAAAAACTGTTTCCAACATCTCCTATGATACAACTAGACAGTACCTTTAATTAGACCCTACCTGCCTGGTGAACACCCATggctttcaaactccacacctccagtttATATCAGGCTTTTTGTTCAAAATTTGAAGTCTCCAAGCCCAAACAGAGTTATACTCCAAGTGACAAATAGATTGACCTTGACATGTAAAATTTGTGAAGTACTGCTCTAATTCTACTCTGTTCACCAGTGCATGAATATTATAGAAGAGACGAGAAGACACCTCTAACGTTTTTATTTAGTAAAAGATGCTTTAAATCAGTGAAGTAAAGCATGTGCTGAAGGGGCCTGCATACTCTGTGTCTTAAACCTGGACTGACTTCCTCCTCCCTCAGGTATTACTATAAGAGAGAGATCCTGGAACGAGTTGATGGCCGAAGGCTCGTATACAAATTTGGAAAGAACTCCAGCGGCTGGAAAATTGAGGAGATTGGCATTGGCATGTGAGGATTCAGTCACCATGCGGGTAGAAACCAAAAAGCCAATCAGAGCAATAGTTCAAGAACCGGAAATACCCATGTTGCctgtctgagaaaaaaaaaaacttgctgcCCCAAATGTTAAGACACTAACTTCCTCTTTGAAGGAAGGTGTTGCAGAAAATGTAAGCCAGTGTTTTTGGCTCTAGTAGGTTTTATGAACCAATATTAATGTTGtacctgtgtttttttgttttttggggttttttaaaaatctttttttgtcacTACAGAAACTTAACTGTGTGTGCAATAACTAAATTGGACATTGCTTTGGATGCTTGTGAGCACCTAAGCTTGTGAGCAatctttttacagttttacagaaCTCACTCTGGTTTTGTGTCCCTCTACTGATGCAGGACTAACTCATCCTCATCTGTCACTGTGGAGTTTGTTTTGGTAAATGGGCATTAATGATTGTATTATGACACTGGAAATATTACTCTTAGTGATCTTGTACTTATATTACTATTTTGTTATTCTAAATAAGGGTGAAACATTGAGTTTTTTGTATAAAATCATTTGTGGATCTGACTGTAGGACCATGTTTGGAAAAGTCTTCTATTAGTAAACTAAATGTGACGGACAAagacagaacagagagaaataaatgtaaGTGATGCTACTTCACATTAATATAGTGATGATGTGCACTACATGTCTATCGGTATCActtattataaagtgttttttACACAATGTTTGAGTCTAATGTAGTTAAGAAGTAACTAATAAATCTCAATATCAATTATGATATCTCTTAATGTACAGcatattgttttttgtaaagtgtttttatagatatacattaattaatacataatacattttattaacatgttgttttgggattcatttttaaatatgtactCTGTAATCTTATTGGTGTTTCTGTAACTGTCTTGAATGAAGGAAGATATAAAAATTGACTTTAATTGTGGGTGTTAAGCTCACAATTAGTAGTAATTATCTGTGGTGCTCCTTCAAAACCCAAACTCTTTGTTCTGGTGGCTAATTTAGCTAACATTTAGCCAATGTCAAATTGCAGGAGGCATTTCGTAAGAATATTCTTCAAGAAAATCATCCTTGAATTAGAATAAAAAGGTGTCTGTACTATAATCTCTCATTTTAGGGTACAGATGACtaatatgtaatatattgtGATACTAACAGTAATTCATGTGCATGATTAATCAGAAACTTTAGGCTTGCTACAGACTGTTTATAGACAGTGCACTAAAAACCACATGGTATCTTTTCTTATGCTTCAAGtcaaaagatttatttttgtaatttttgccTTTGTTGGATTGACAAGAGTAGAGACAGAAAGCATGGGATTGAATATGGGAAGGaactttttcagtatttaaccaAGGCCTCCATCTTTCACTAACTTCAACTAAATTTTTTGAGTCTTAACACAACCATAAAAACATTCCATGCcctttaaaattatgttttagttAATATGAGCTCATATTATAGGAAACAAATGACATACGGTATGTTatcagtgaacattttgcattattttaaattaatattatataaactTCATATTGAGACAGGGTTGTTGAGAAATGTACCTACCTATTTAGCCCAAAATCTACAACACAATATCCACATCATGTATACCTACCTTTAATTGACAGTGATCAATTGGATAGAAGTCTAACTACTTCCTAGGTGTGAGTTGGGTCAGGGTTAGGCCTCCATTTCTGAATGAGGCCTACTcatgcggggggggggggggggggggggggggggggggacgacaTTACAGTGCCACACAATCGTTATTTGGGTCTGCTTGACCTGCACAGGGGAACCAGGTTTCAAAATAACCTCAAATAGGGCTGCGCAGTACTATTCTGTATTAATTGCAAATATGCAATGCTGAAACACATTTCCCAACTTGATCCCAAATCACCCTAGAACTGTATTTAGTATCACTGATCATATCAGCTGGGGTTCTTTGTTGCATGGTATTACCCCATCTCACCCTCATTTACTGTCTCCTCTCCACAGTTGCTATTTAAAGGGGCCATATGCACATTTCCAActccatatttttattctggggctcaaCTGGAatgtctttgcatgatttacagttcaataAACTCCTCATTTATCTAATAGTGGCTCtgtatgcagcccctcagttcagcctctgtctaaaaCGTTTATCTCCTGTCTCTCATCCcagcatatttaaaaagtgCAACAGAGGACTGcaaaagtttctgtgtggtacCAGTGTTGTAGCTGAGCTTGTGTCAGTATGTAGCCATAGCTCTGTTGTTTATCATGGTTGAAATGACCATTGTCAGTCCTAAATATCTTGTTAAGCTCTGAATATAGCATAGTTATCAGTGGGCCCATGTgctgtgtttactgtcacagaaaagGAATACATATTTTGGTTATTTGCATAACCACGGTTCTCTGAGTAGCATGACGTCGCCTCTCTGCCATCTCTTATCAGTCTTGCTAATGCTaccagcagctgtgtgtgggaggcacaaactgaggatACAGTTAGCCAGTGCTCTGATATTTATACTTCGCGCAGCAGCTGATATTTGAAATATACCTCAGAGTCTTGCCTAATATGTCACGTTTTGGGAGGGGCAGAGAATTCAGCTGAACTGAATTTTTAAAtccaaacagacagaaataaactattgttgagcagaaaaagtatttttaacacacaatatgtaaaatatataaccCATATATTACATattccccggagtttttttgtgctttctcatcttgcaggaaaccctgggttccgggcctttgcggtccttcacagtcctgttggcttccttccctggctgttgctgttgctgctgctgttgtcgttgttgttatgattgttgttattctgttgttgttatgattgttgatTGTTGTTAT from Thunnus maccoyii chromosome 3, fThuMac1.1, whole genome shotgun sequence includes these protein-coding regions:
- the elf3 gene encoding ETS-related transcription factor Elf-3 isoform X1, translated to MFVSVSMSSPCLSSVLTHANLTMYQSGVSDVLSQQPSVLPSVNTLQISNPAYSSMSGEWYRQISPHCWTEENVLDWISDHVESTKFDANTLVYCAMDGPTVCQMNHDQMIGVFGPQLGPHLHQSLQEHKTKYELQSLSVPELNETCLLLDNFLDNLNFPLLSTIRIGQAEGAVSKREFDYGDDYDLTSLTMDPMAPLGDTEYLSDNQSDSEYSSSSNSGMFGFSSQGSPESGSGESDPEFSYPLISKAHIKTEKGESRLKRPRGRPPKVSREHCSSIYDNPKKNKHAPRGTHLWEFIRDILIHPERNQGLMKWEDRHEGVFKFLKSEAVAQMWGQKKKNSSMTYEKLSRAMRYYYKREILERVDGRRLVYKFGKNSSGWKIEEIGIGM
- the elf3 gene encoding ETS-related transcription factor Elf-3 isoform X2, which gives rise to MSSPCLSSVLTHANLTMYQSGVSDVLSQQPSVLPSVNTLQISNPAYSSMSGEWYRQISPHCWTEENVLDWISDHVESTKFDANTLVYCAMDGPTVCQMNHDQMIGVFGPQLGPHLHQSLQEHKTKYELQSLSVPELNETCLLLDNFLDNLNFPLLSTIRIGQAEGAVSKREFDYGDDYDLTSLTMDPMAPLGDTEYLSDNQSDSEYSSSSNSGMFGFSSQGSPESGSGESDPEFSYPLISKAHIKTEKGESRLKRPRGRPPKVSREHCSSIYDNPKKNKHAPRGTHLWEFIRDILIHPERNQGLMKWEDRHEGVFKFLKSEAVAQMWGQKKKNSSMTYEKLSRAMRYYYKREILERVDGRRLVYKFGKNSSGWKIEEIGIGM